GATCAATCCTACCTTACCAAATTTTTCAAAAAAAACGTAGGCATCACTCCGGCCGCTTTCAGAAACAATCGTTGATAATTACCTAAAAAGCCATGCTTTTGACAATGATTTTTTATTCTTAACATGGATATTTGTAATATCGCGAATAAGAAATAAAAACATTGTTAAAGATATGGCTAATTATTTTAATACATTACCGCTTAGAGAGCAGTTGAACCAATTGGGAATCTGCGAATTCATGTCAAAAGACGAGTTCAATGGTGTTGACGCTTTGTTAGGAAAAAAGATTGTAATTGTTGGTTGTGGAGCTCAAGGTTTAAACCAAGGTTTAAACATGAGAGATTCTGGCCTTGACATCTCTTACGCTTTAAGACAAGCAGCTATCGATCAAAAAAGAGCTTCTTGGCAACAAGCTACTGACAACGGATTCAACGTTGGTTCATTTGAGGAATTGATTCCATCAGCTGACTTGGTGATCAACTTGACACCGGACAAACAGCACACTCAAGTGGTAAACACTGTTATGCCATTGATGAAAGAAGGAGCCGCGCTTTCCTACTCTCATGGTTTCAATATCGTGGAAGAAGGCATGCAAATCCGTGAAGATATCACTGTAATCATGGTTGCTCCAAAGTGCCCGGGTACTGAAGTAAGAGAAGAGTACAAAAGAGGGTTTGGTGTACCTACGTTAATTGCTGTTCACCCTGAAAACGATCCAGAAGGAAAAGGATGGGATTACGCTAAGGCTTACTGCGCAGCGACAGGTGGACACAGAGCTGGCGCTTTGAAATCATCTTTTGTAGCTGAAGTTAAGTCTGACCTTATGGGTGAGCAAACTATTCTTTGCGGATTGTTGCAAACAGGTTCTATCTTGTCATTCGACAAAATGGTAGAAAAAGGAATCGAGCCTGGATATGCTTCTAAATTAATCCAAAATGGTTGGGAAGTTATCACAGAAGCGCTTAAGCATGGTGGCATCACTGGTATGATGGATAGACTATCAAACCCTGCTAAAATCGAAGCATTCAATATAGCTGAAGAACTTAAAGGAATCATGCGTCCATTGTTCCAAAAGCACCAAGATGATATCATGGGAGGAGTATTCTCAAGCACGATGATGGAAGATTGGGCTAATGATGACAAAAACCTTTTGACTTGGAGAGCCGCTACTGGAGAAACTAACTTCGAAAAAACTCCAGCTGCTGAAATCGAAATCGCTGAGCAAGAATACTTCGATAACGGTCTTTTGATGGTTTCTTTCGTTAAAGCGGGGGTTGAGCTTGCTTTCGAAACTATGACTGAAGCAGGAATCAAGGCTGAATCAGCTTATTATGAGTCATTGCATGAAACTCCATTAATCGCCAACACAATCGCTAGAAAGAAATTATTTGAAATGAACAGAGTAATTTCTGATACTGCTGAGTACGGTTGCTATTTATTCGATCATGCTTGCAAGCCTCTATTGGCGGATTTCATGACTAATGTTGAAACGAATATCATCGGTCGCAACTTCAATGAAGGCAGAGACAATGGTGTTGACAACCAAGAGTTGATCGCTGTTAACCAAGAGATTAGAAATCATTCAATCGAAGCTGTTGGATTCACATTGAGAGCTGCGATGACAGAAATGAAGTCTATCAATGTAGCTGAAAAAGAAGCTGCTCTAGTTTAAGAAATAATTGTTTAAATATATCGGTTTCAAAAGCTCCGGTCATAATGATCGGAGTTTTTTTATCTCCACCCAACAAGATTTGCTCACACTTTTATATCATTTGCTCATTAATCCACTGAAGAACATTCTTCCTCCACTTCTCCTCTGAAAACTCGGTCTCAACATATTCTCTGCATGACTTCCTATCCAAAGCATAAATTTGGTTATGAGCCTGGCATAATCCATCCACATCATTAACATGAATCAGAATTCCAATCTCCTCATGTCCTCCAAGAACAAATCTTGTTCCAGGGCTATCATATGCAATTACCGGCACTCCGCAAGCCAAGCTCTCCAACATGATTAAACCAAATGCTTCATTCCATTTTGGGGTAAAAATTGTAGCCTGTCCTTTTGATATTTCCTCGGAAAGCTCTTCAGAGGACAAATAACCTTTGTATTCAAAGATTTCGGAAGAGAATCTCTCTTTCAACTTATTCCAATATGCTTCATCCTGCACTACGCCTGCTATTTTCAACTTGACATTATTTTTTTCAGCATATAGCAGTGCATCCTCCAAACCTTTCTCAGGAGAAATTCTTCCAATCCAATTCACAAAGTTATCTGATACAGGCTCAAATTTCCTGAAACTCATATCTATGACACACCCTATTTCAAAAATATTATCAGTGTTCAATCCAGGAAAAGTTTTCATTTGTTCTTTATTAAGCATGCCTATGCTTCTTGGAAATTGATCTGAAATCTTCAATATCATTTCATTGACATTTTTCAGATGAGAACAAAGACTAATGTAATGCAACACTGGACATTTGAAAATAAAAGAAGAATAGAGAGCCAACCAATCATAGGAAAAATTCAACACCAAATCCGGCAAATCCTT
The Aureibacter tunicatorum DNA segment above includes these coding regions:
- the ilvC gene encoding ketol-acid reductoisomerase, whose product is MANYFNTLPLREQLNQLGICEFMSKDEFNGVDALLGKKIVIVGCGAQGLNQGLNMRDSGLDISYALRQAAIDQKRASWQQATDNGFNVGSFEELIPSADLVINLTPDKQHTQVVNTVMPLMKEGAALSYSHGFNIVEEGMQIREDITVIMVAPKCPGTEVREEYKRGFGVPTLIAVHPENDPEGKGWDYAKAYCAATGGHRAGALKSSFVAEVKSDLMGEQTILCGLLQTGSILSFDKMVEKGIEPGYASKLIQNGWEVITEALKHGGITGMMDRLSNPAKIEAFNIAEELKGIMRPLFQKHQDDIMGGVFSSTMMEDWANDDKNLLTWRAATGETNFEKTPAAEIEIAEQEYFDNGLLMVSFVKAGVELAFETMTEAGIKAESAYYESLHETPLIANTIARKKLFEMNRVISDTAEYGCYLFDHACKPLLADFMTNVETNIIGRNFNEGRDNGVDNQELIAVNQEIRNHSIEAVGFTLRAAMTEMKSINVAEKEAALV
- a CDS encoding glycosyltransferase is translated as MSASQKRISIISTAVSMLGSGKGGGVEREIERFADLLNSEGYEVVIYCPTGSHTTANAKTVTVEGSLEDYVQYKAFDDEKIATSSVLSNIIMELNKDLPDLVLNFSYDWLALYSSFIFKCPVLHYISLCSHLKNVNEMILKISDQFPRSIGMLNKEQMKTFPGLNTDNIFEIGCVIDMSFRKFEPVSDNFVNWIGRISPEKGLEDALLYAEKNNVKLKIAGVVQDEAYWNKLKERFSSEIFEYKGYLSSEELSEEISKGQATIFTPKWNEAFGLIMLESLACGVPVIAYDSPGTRFVLGGHEEIGILIHVNDVDGLCQAHNQIYALDRKSCREYVETEFSEEKWRKNVLQWINEQMI